In Oryza sativa Japonica Group chromosome 3, ASM3414082v1, one DNA window encodes the following:
- the LOC4332722 gene encoding zinc finger CCCH domain-containing protein 22 isoform X2 produces the protein MDAYEATKVVFSRIQALDPDHAAKIMGLLLIQDHGDKEMIRLAFGPEALLHSVMAQARKELALLPPPPPPSSSSPTVPAAHSPFLLSRQNSGRGPAPSPSPLSASSPSSWAQAQPFSRSNGSVDEVVGAGEELISPANSGGGAAANAPPFFPRGGDVLLDDFQLQEQLAFLNEGGVNPSHPLQGFDGAECRSPGPGEGGGMFPYGLGWANGGPGHRRSASVNELCLGGGSSDGFGWKPCLYYARGFCKNGSSCRFVHGDDAAALTGAAMDAATAEQQQCQDFLLRSKSQRLGPAAFPYSPTGSLPGSPSAATKCLSLLLQQQHNDNQRAAAAAALMLGGSDEAHKFMGRPRLDRVDFASMMNPGSRQIYLTFPADSTFREEDVSNYFSIYGPVHDVRIPYQQKRMFGFVTFVYPETVKLILAKGNPHFICDARVLVKPYKEKGKVPDKYRHDQGDFSGCTTPTGLDGRDPFDLHQLGARMLQHSNSTNEMMLRRKLEEQQQAAELQQAIELHSRRLMDLQLLDLKNRAAAAVTTAMAMTIPTANAFGSSQPLATTMVESPPDSGEQLKGTGYFTEERKMVNGGGDKEESAGEASLNADSDQSLEHNLPDSPFASPTKSSVSAHQSFTTTDTGVVATSSCSASHVGISAGTNAGGGINHLRPSTLDIPSPRDFFSVSRLASDHGAIGM, from the exons ATGGACGCCTACGAGGCGACCAAGGTGGTGTTCTCCCGGATCCAGGCGCTGGACCCTGACCACGCCGCCAAGATCATGGGCCTCCTGCTCATCCAGGACCACGGCGACAAGGAGATGATACGCCTCGCCTTCGGCCCCGAGGCGCTGCTCCACAGCGTCATGGCGCAGGCTCGCAAGGAGctcgccctcctcccgccgccgccgccgccgtcgtcgtcgtcgcccaccGTGCCGGCGGCCCACTCGCCGTTCCTGCTGTCGCGGCAGAACTCCGGCCGcggccccgcgccgtcgccgtcgccgctgtccgcgtcctcgccgtcctcgtGGGCGCAGGCGCAGCCGTTCTCGAGGAGCAATGGGTCCGTGGATGAGGTGGTGGGCGCTGGGGAGGAGCTAATCAGCCCGGCGAACAGCGGGGGAGGCGCCGCGGCGAACGCGCCGCCCTTCTTTCCTCGGGGTGGGGACGTGCTCCTGGACGACTTCCAGCTGCAGGAGCAGCTCGCGTTCCTCAACGAGGGGGGCGTCAACCCCAGCCACCCTCTCCAGGGGTTCGATGGAGCGGAGTGCCGGAGCCCCGGtcccggcgagggcggcgggatGTTCCCGTACGGTCTCGGCTGGGCAAACGGTGGCCCTGGGCACCGCCGGAGCGCGTCGGTCAACGAGCTCtgcctcggcggcggcagcagcgacggCTTCGGGTGGAAGCCTTGCCTGTACTACGCGCGCGGGTTCTGCAAGAACGGCAGCAGCTGCAGGTTCGtccacggcgacgacgccgccgctctGACGGGCGCCGCCATGGACGCGGCCACCGCCGAGCAGCAGCAGTGCCAGGATTTCCTCCTCCGTTCCAAGAGCCAGCGCCTCGGCCCTGCTGCCTTCCCCTATTCACCCACAGGGTCGCTCCCCGGCTCGCCATCCGCCGCCACCAAGTGCCTCAGCCTcttgctgcagcagcagcacaacgACAACCAAAG agccgcggcggcggcggcgctgatgCTCGGCGGCAGCGACGAGGCGCACAAGTTCATGGGGCGGCCGCGCCTGGACCGCGTCGACTTTGCCAGCATGATGAACCCCGGATCGCGCCAGATTTACCTCACCTTCCCGGCCGACAGCACGTTCCGCGAGGAGGACGTCTCCAACTACTTCAG CATCTACGGTCCGGTGCACGACGTGCGCATCCCGTACCAGCAGAAGCGCATGTTCGGGTTCGTCACCTTCGTGTACCCTGAGACGGTGAAGCTGATCTTGGCCAAGGGCAATCCGCATTTCATCTGCGACGCCCGCGTGCTCGTCAAGCCTTACAAGGAGAAGGGCAAGGTCCCCGACAAGTACAGGCACG ATCAAGGTGACTTCTCCGGCTGCACGACCCCCACTGGCCTGGACGGCAGAGACCCATTCGATCTGCATCAGCTCG GTGCGAGGATGCTGCAGCACTCCAATAGCACAAACGAGATGATGCTTCGTAGGAAactggaggagcagcagcaggctgCCGAGCTGCAACAGGCCATCGAACTCCACAGTCGCCGTCTCATGGACCTCCAGCTGCTCGACCTCAAGAATAGAGCCGCAGCTGCTGTCACAACAGCAATGGCGATGACAATTCCCACCGCCAATGCCTTCGGTTCCAGTCAGCCTCTTGCCACCACCATGGTCGAGTCACCGCCTGATTCTG GCGAGCAGCTCAAGGGAACAGGTTACTTCACAGAAGAGAGGAAAATGGTCAACGGAGGAGGTGATAAGGAAGAATCTGCTGGTGAGGCGAGCCTGAATGCTGATAGCGACCAAAG CTTGGAGCACAATTTGCCGGACAGCCCGTTTGCTTCGCCGACTAAGTCCTCTGTCTCAGCTCACCAAAGTTTCACCACCACTGATACCGGTGTCGTCGCGACAAGTAGCTGCAGTGCATCTCATGTAGGCATCAGCGCGGGCACTAATGCTGGAGGTGGAATCAACCATCTGCGGCCCTCTACTTTGGATATACCTTCGCCAAGAGACTTCTTCTCGGTTTCCAG GCTGGCCTCTGATCACGGAGCGATTGGGATGTAA
- the LOC4332722 gene encoding zinc finger CCCH domain-containing protein 22 isoform 2 (isoform 2 is encoded by transcript variant 2), producing the protein MDAYEATKVVFSRIQALDPDHAAKIMGLLLIQDHGDKEMIRLAFGPEALLHSVMAQARKELALLPPPPPPSSSSPTVPAAHSPFLLSRQNSGRGPAPSPSPLSASSPSSWAQAQPFSRSNGSVDEVVGAGEELISPANSGGGAAANAPPFFPRGGDVLLDDFQLQEQLAFLNEGGVNPSHPLQGFDGAECRSPGPGEGGGMFPYGLGWANGGPGHRRSASVNELCLGGGSSDGFGWKPCLYYARGFCKNGSSCRFVHGDDAAALTGAAMDAATAEQQQCQDFLLRSKSQRLGPAAFPYSPTGSLPGSPSAATKCLSLLLQQQHNDNQRAAAAAALMLGGSDEAHKFMGRPRLDRVDFASMMNPGSRQIYLTFPADSTFREEDVSNYFSIYGPVHDVRIPYQQKRMFGFVTFVYPETVKLILAKGNPHFICDARVLVKPYKEKGKVPDKYRKHQGDFSGCTTPTGLDGRDPFDLHQLGARMLQHSNSTNEMMLRRKLEEQQQAAELQQAIELHSRRLMDLQLLDLKNRAAAAVTTAMAMTIPTANAFGSSQPLATTMVESPPDSGEQLKGTGYFTEERKMVNGGGDKEESAGEASLNADSDQSLEHNLPDSPFASPTKSSVSAHQSFTTTDTGVVATSSCSASHVGISAGTNAGGGINHLRPSTLDIPSPRDFFSVSRLASDHGAIGM; encoded by the exons ATGGACGCCTACGAGGCGACCAAGGTGGTGTTCTCCCGGATCCAGGCGCTGGACCCTGACCACGCCGCCAAGATCATGGGCCTCCTGCTCATCCAGGACCACGGCGACAAGGAGATGATACGCCTCGCCTTCGGCCCCGAGGCGCTGCTCCACAGCGTCATGGCGCAGGCTCGCAAGGAGctcgccctcctcccgccgccgccgccgccgtcgtcgtcgtcgcccaccGTGCCGGCGGCCCACTCGCCGTTCCTGCTGTCGCGGCAGAACTCCGGCCGcggccccgcgccgtcgccgtcgccgctgtccgcgtcctcgccgtcctcgtGGGCGCAGGCGCAGCCGTTCTCGAGGAGCAATGGGTCCGTGGATGAGGTGGTGGGCGCTGGGGAGGAGCTAATCAGCCCGGCGAACAGCGGGGGAGGCGCCGCGGCGAACGCGCCGCCCTTCTTTCCTCGGGGTGGGGACGTGCTCCTGGACGACTTCCAGCTGCAGGAGCAGCTCGCGTTCCTCAACGAGGGGGGCGTCAACCCCAGCCACCCTCTCCAGGGGTTCGATGGAGCGGAGTGCCGGAGCCCCGGtcccggcgagggcggcgggatGTTCCCGTACGGTCTCGGCTGGGCAAACGGTGGCCCTGGGCACCGCCGGAGCGCGTCGGTCAACGAGCTCtgcctcggcggcggcagcagcgacggCTTCGGGTGGAAGCCTTGCCTGTACTACGCGCGCGGGTTCTGCAAGAACGGCAGCAGCTGCAGGTTCGtccacggcgacgacgccgccgctctGACGGGCGCCGCCATGGACGCGGCCACCGCCGAGCAGCAGCAGTGCCAGGATTTCCTCCTCCGTTCCAAGAGCCAGCGCCTCGGCCCTGCTGCCTTCCCCTATTCACCCACAGGGTCGCTCCCCGGCTCGCCATCCGCCGCCACCAAGTGCCTCAGCCTcttgctgcagcagcagcacaacgACAACCAAAG agccgcggcggcggcggcgctgatgCTCGGCGGCAGCGACGAGGCGCACAAGTTCATGGGGCGGCCGCGCCTGGACCGCGTCGACTTTGCCAGCATGATGAACCCCGGATCGCGCCAGATTTACCTCACCTTCCCGGCCGACAGCACGTTCCGCGAGGAGGACGTCTCCAACTACTTCAG CATCTACGGTCCGGTGCACGACGTGCGCATCCCGTACCAGCAGAAGCGCATGTTCGGGTTCGTCACCTTCGTGTACCCTGAGACGGTGAAGCTGATCTTGGCCAAGGGCAATCCGCATTTCATCTGCGACGCCCGCGTGCTCGTCAAGCCTTACAAGGAGAAGGGCAAGGTCCCCGACAAGTACAG GAAACATCAAGGTGACTTCTCCGGCTGCACGACCCCCACTGGCCTGGACGGCAGAGACCCATTCGATCTGCATCAGCTCG GTGCGAGGATGCTGCAGCACTCCAATAGCACAAACGAGATGATGCTTCGTAGGAAactggaggagcagcagcaggctgCCGAGCTGCAACAGGCCATCGAACTCCACAGTCGCCGTCTCATGGACCTCCAGCTGCTCGACCTCAAGAATAGAGCCGCAGCTGCTGTCACAACAGCAATGGCGATGACAATTCCCACCGCCAATGCCTTCGGTTCCAGTCAGCCTCTTGCCACCACCATGGTCGAGTCACCGCCTGATTCTG GCGAGCAGCTCAAGGGAACAGGTTACTTCACAGAAGAGAGGAAAATGGTCAACGGAGGAGGTGATAAGGAAGAATCTGCTGGTGAGGCGAGCCTGAATGCTGATAGCGACCAAAG CTTGGAGCACAATTTGCCGGACAGCCCGTTTGCTTCGCCGACTAAGTCCTCTGTCTCAGCTCACCAAAGTTTCACCACCACTGATACCGGTGTCGTCGCGACAAGTAGCTGCAGTGCATCTCATGTAGGCATCAGCGCGGGCACTAATGCTGGAGGTGGAATCAACCATCTGCGGCCCTCTACTTTGGATATACCTTCGCCAAGAGACTTCTTCTCGGTTTCCAG GCTGGCCTCTGATCACGGAGCGATTGGGATGTAA
- the LOC4332722 gene encoding zinc finger CCCH domain-containing protein 22 isoform 1 (isoform 1 is encoded by transcript variant 1) yields the protein MDAYEATKVVFSRIQALDPDHAAKIMGLLLIQDHGDKEMIRLAFGPEALLHSVMAQARKELALLPPPPPPSSSSPTVPAAHSPFLLSRQNSGRGPAPSPSPLSASSPSSWAQAQPFSRSNGSVDEVVGAGEELISPANSGGGAAANAPPFFPRGGDVLLDDFQLQEQLAFLNEGGVNPSHPLQGFDGAECRSPGPGEGGGMFPYGLGWANGGPGHRRSASVNELCLGGGSSDGFGWKPCLYYARGFCKNGSSCRFVHGDDAAALTGAAMDAATAEQQQCQDFLLRSKSQRLGPAAFPYSPTGSLPGSPSAATKCLSLLLQQQHNDNQRAAAAAALMLGGSDEAHKFMGRPRLDRVDFASMMNPGSRQIYLTFPADSTFREEDVSNYFSIYGPVHDVRIPYQQKRMFGFVTFVYPETVKLILAKGNPHFICDARVLVKPYKEKGKVPDKYRKHQGDFSGCTTPTGLDGRDPFDLHQLGARMLQHSNSTNEMMLRRKLEEQQQAAELQQAIELHSRRLMDLQLLDLKNRAAAAVTTAMAMTIPTANAFGSSQPLATTMVESPPDSGEQLKGTGYFTEERKMVNGGGDKEESAGEASLNADSDQSLEHNLPDSPFASPTKSSVSAHQSFTTTDTGVVATSSCSASHVGISAGTNAGGGINHLRPSTLDIPSPRDFFSVSSRLASDHGAIGM from the exons ATGGACGCCTACGAGGCGACCAAGGTGGTGTTCTCCCGGATCCAGGCGCTGGACCCTGACCACGCCGCCAAGATCATGGGCCTCCTGCTCATCCAGGACCACGGCGACAAGGAGATGATACGCCTCGCCTTCGGCCCCGAGGCGCTGCTCCACAGCGTCATGGCGCAGGCTCGCAAGGAGctcgccctcctcccgccgccgccgccgccgtcgtcgtcgtcgcccaccGTGCCGGCGGCCCACTCGCCGTTCCTGCTGTCGCGGCAGAACTCCGGCCGcggccccgcgccgtcgccgtcgccgctgtccgcgtcctcgccgtcctcgtGGGCGCAGGCGCAGCCGTTCTCGAGGAGCAATGGGTCCGTGGATGAGGTGGTGGGCGCTGGGGAGGAGCTAATCAGCCCGGCGAACAGCGGGGGAGGCGCCGCGGCGAACGCGCCGCCCTTCTTTCCTCGGGGTGGGGACGTGCTCCTGGACGACTTCCAGCTGCAGGAGCAGCTCGCGTTCCTCAACGAGGGGGGCGTCAACCCCAGCCACCCTCTCCAGGGGTTCGATGGAGCGGAGTGCCGGAGCCCCGGtcccggcgagggcggcgggatGTTCCCGTACGGTCTCGGCTGGGCAAACGGTGGCCCTGGGCACCGCCGGAGCGCGTCGGTCAACGAGCTCtgcctcggcggcggcagcagcgacggCTTCGGGTGGAAGCCTTGCCTGTACTACGCGCGCGGGTTCTGCAAGAACGGCAGCAGCTGCAGGTTCGtccacggcgacgacgccgccgctctGACGGGCGCCGCCATGGACGCGGCCACCGCCGAGCAGCAGCAGTGCCAGGATTTCCTCCTCCGTTCCAAGAGCCAGCGCCTCGGCCCTGCTGCCTTCCCCTATTCACCCACAGGGTCGCTCCCCGGCTCGCCATCCGCCGCCACCAAGTGCCTCAGCCTcttgctgcagcagcagcacaacgACAACCAAAG agccgcggcggcggcggcgctgatgCTCGGCGGCAGCGACGAGGCGCACAAGTTCATGGGGCGGCCGCGCCTGGACCGCGTCGACTTTGCCAGCATGATGAACCCCGGATCGCGCCAGATTTACCTCACCTTCCCGGCCGACAGCACGTTCCGCGAGGAGGACGTCTCCAACTACTTCAG CATCTACGGTCCGGTGCACGACGTGCGCATCCCGTACCAGCAGAAGCGCATGTTCGGGTTCGTCACCTTCGTGTACCCTGAGACGGTGAAGCTGATCTTGGCCAAGGGCAATCCGCATTTCATCTGCGACGCCCGCGTGCTCGTCAAGCCTTACAAGGAGAAGGGCAAGGTCCCCGACAAGTACAG GAAACATCAAGGTGACTTCTCCGGCTGCACGACCCCCACTGGCCTGGACGGCAGAGACCCATTCGATCTGCATCAGCTCG GTGCGAGGATGCTGCAGCACTCCAATAGCACAAACGAGATGATGCTTCGTAGGAAactggaggagcagcagcaggctgCCGAGCTGCAACAGGCCATCGAACTCCACAGTCGCCGTCTCATGGACCTCCAGCTGCTCGACCTCAAGAATAGAGCCGCAGCTGCTGTCACAACAGCAATGGCGATGACAATTCCCACCGCCAATGCCTTCGGTTCCAGTCAGCCTCTTGCCACCACCATGGTCGAGTCACCGCCTGATTCTG GCGAGCAGCTCAAGGGAACAGGTTACTTCACAGAAGAGAGGAAAATGGTCAACGGAGGAGGTGATAAGGAAGAATCTGCTGGTGAGGCGAGCCTGAATGCTGATAGCGACCAAAG CTTGGAGCACAATTTGCCGGACAGCCCGTTTGCTTCGCCGACTAAGTCCTCTGTCTCAGCTCACCAAAGTTTCACCACCACTGATACCGGTGTCGTCGCGACAAGTAGCTGCAGTGCATCTCATGTAGGCATCAGCGCGGGCACTAATGCTGGAGGTGGAATCAACCATCTGCGGCCCTCTACTTTGGATATACCTTCGCCAAGAGACTTCTTCTCGGTTTCCAG CAGGCTGGCCTCTGATCACGGAGCGATTGGGATGTAA
- the LOC4332722 gene encoding zinc finger CCCH domain-containing protein 22 isoform X1: MDAYEATKVVFSRIQALDPDHAAKIMGLLLIQDHGDKEMIRLAFGPEALLHSVMAQARKELALLPPPPPPSSSSPTVPAAHSPFLLSRQNSGRGPAPSPSPLSASSPSSWAQAQPFSRSNGSVDEVVGAGEELISPANSGGGAAANAPPFFPRGGDVLLDDFQLQEQLAFLNEGGVNPSHPLQGFDGAECRSPGPGEGGGMFPYGLGWANGGPGHRRSASVNELCLGGGSSDGFGWKPCLYYARGFCKNGSSCRFVHGDDAAALTGAAMDAATAEQQQCQDFLLRSKSQRLGPAAFPYSPTGSLPGSPSAATKCLSLLLQQQHNDNQRAAAAAALMLGGSDEAHKFMGRPRLDRVDFASMMNPGSRQIYLTFPADSTFREEDVSNYFSIYGPVHDVRIPYQQKRMFGFVTFVYPETVKLILAKGNPHFICDARVLVKPYKEKGKVPDKYRHDQGDFSGCTTPTGLDGRDPFDLHQLGARMLQHSNSTNEMMLRRKLEEQQQAAELQQAIELHSRRLMDLQLLDLKNRAAAAVTTAMAMTIPTANAFGSSQPLATTMVESPPDSGEQLKGTGYFTEERKMVNGGGDKEESAGEASLNADSDQSLEHNLPDSPFASPTKSSVSAHQSFTTTDTGVVATSSCSASHVGISAGTNAGGGINHLRPSTLDIPSPRDFFSVSSRLASDHGAIGM, from the exons ATGGACGCCTACGAGGCGACCAAGGTGGTGTTCTCCCGGATCCAGGCGCTGGACCCTGACCACGCCGCCAAGATCATGGGCCTCCTGCTCATCCAGGACCACGGCGACAAGGAGATGATACGCCTCGCCTTCGGCCCCGAGGCGCTGCTCCACAGCGTCATGGCGCAGGCTCGCAAGGAGctcgccctcctcccgccgccgccgccgccgtcgtcgtcgtcgcccaccGTGCCGGCGGCCCACTCGCCGTTCCTGCTGTCGCGGCAGAACTCCGGCCGcggccccgcgccgtcgccgtcgccgctgtccgcgtcctcgccgtcctcgtGGGCGCAGGCGCAGCCGTTCTCGAGGAGCAATGGGTCCGTGGATGAGGTGGTGGGCGCTGGGGAGGAGCTAATCAGCCCGGCGAACAGCGGGGGAGGCGCCGCGGCGAACGCGCCGCCCTTCTTTCCTCGGGGTGGGGACGTGCTCCTGGACGACTTCCAGCTGCAGGAGCAGCTCGCGTTCCTCAACGAGGGGGGCGTCAACCCCAGCCACCCTCTCCAGGGGTTCGATGGAGCGGAGTGCCGGAGCCCCGGtcccggcgagggcggcgggatGTTCCCGTACGGTCTCGGCTGGGCAAACGGTGGCCCTGGGCACCGCCGGAGCGCGTCGGTCAACGAGCTCtgcctcggcggcggcagcagcgacggCTTCGGGTGGAAGCCTTGCCTGTACTACGCGCGCGGGTTCTGCAAGAACGGCAGCAGCTGCAGGTTCGtccacggcgacgacgccgccgctctGACGGGCGCCGCCATGGACGCGGCCACCGCCGAGCAGCAGCAGTGCCAGGATTTCCTCCTCCGTTCCAAGAGCCAGCGCCTCGGCCCTGCTGCCTTCCCCTATTCACCCACAGGGTCGCTCCCCGGCTCGCCATCCGCCGCCACCAAGTGCCTCAGCCTcttgctgcagcagcagcacaacgACAACCAAAG agccgcggcggcggcggcgctgatgCTCGGCGGCAGCGACGAGGCGCACAAGTTCATGGGGCGGCCGCGCCTGGACCGCGTCGACTTTGCCAGCATGATGAACCCCGGATCGCGCCAGATTTACCTCACCTTCCCGGCCGACAGCACGTTCCGCGAGGAGGACGTCTCCAACTACTTCAG CATCTACGGTCCGGTGCACGACGTGCGCATCCCGTACCAGCAGAAGCGCATGTTCGGGTTCGTCACCTTCGTGTACCCTGAGACGGTGAAGCTGATCTTGGCCAAGGGCAATCCGCATTTCATCTGCGACGCCCGCGTGCTCGTCAAGCCTTACAAGGAGAAGGGCAAGGTCCCCGACAAGTACAGGCACG ATCAAGGTGACTTCTCCGGCTGCACGACCCCCACTGGCCTGGACGGCAGAGACCCATTCGATCTGCATCAGCTCG GTGCGAGGATGCTGCAGCACTCCAATAGCACAAACGAGATGATGCTTCGTAGGAAactggaggagcagcagcaggctgCCGAGCTGCAACAGGCCATCGAACTCCACAGTCGCCGTCTCATGGACCTCCAGCTGCTCGACCTCAAGAATAGAGCCGCAGCTGCTGTCACAACAGCAATGGCGATGACAATTCCCACCGCCAATGCCTTCGGTTCCAGTCAGCCTCTTGCCACCACCATGGTCGAGTCACCGCCTGATTCTG GCGAGCAGCTCAAGGGAACAGGTTACTTCACAGAAGAGAGGAAAATGGTCAACGGAGGAGGTGATAAGGAAGAATCTGCTGGTGAGGCGAGCCTGAATGCTGATAGCGACCAAAG CTTGGAGCACAATTTGCCGGACAGCCCGTTTGCTTCGCCGACTAAGTCCTCTGTCTCAGCTCACCAAAGTTTCACCACCACTGATACCGGTGTCGTCGCGACAAGTAGCTGCAGTGCATCTCATGTAGGCATCAGCGCGGGCACTAATGCTGGAGGTGGAATCAACCATCTGCGGCCCTCTACTTTGGATATACCTTCGCCAAGAGACTTCTTCTCGGTTTCCAG CAGGCTGGCCTCTGATCACGGAGCGATTGGGATGTAA
- the LOC4332723 gene encoding zinc finger CCCH domain-containing protein 23: MDAYEATKVVFSRIQALDPDHAAKIMGLLLIQDHGDKEMIRLAFGPEALLHSVMAQARKELALLPPPQAASSSPTVPAAHSPFLLSRQNSGRCPAPSPSSWAQAQPFSRSNSMGNGGAADEMVGAGEELMSPLNGGGGAAANAPPFFPRGGDALLDDFELQEQLAFLHDGAGGVNPGHALQAFDGAECRSPGPGESGGMLPYGLAWANGGPGHRRSASVNELCLGGDGFGWKPCLYYARGFCKNGSTCRFVHGGLSDDAAMDATTAEQQQCQDFLLRSKSQRLGPAAFPFTPTGSLPASPSATSKCLSLLLQQQQQHNDNQRAAAAALMLAGGDEAHKFMGRPRLDRVDFASMMNPGSRQIYLTFPADSTFREEDVSNYFSIYGPVHDVRIPYQQKRMFGFVTFVYPETVKLILAKGNPHFICDARVLVKPYKEKGKVPDKYRKQQQGDFCCMSPTGLDARDPFDFHQLGARMLQHSNSANELMLRRKLEEQQQAAELQQAIDLHSRRLIGLQLLDLKSSAAVHAAETTTMSLPTPITNAFTSGQPGATTIVESPPSSTGQLMASCGSPSEGKVVNGGNKADSAGEVTRNADSDQSGEHNLPDSPFASSTKSTAFFTATAATAIGSEGDFTTGSSCNIGGSAVGSANPLRPPTLDIPSPRTCFFPMPRLSEHGAIGM, translated from the exons ATGGATGCATACGAGGCGACCAAGGTGGTGTTCTCCCGGATCCAGGCGCTGGACCCTGACCACGCCGCCAAGATCATGGGCCTCCTGCTCATCCAGGACCACGGCGACAAGGAGATGATACGCCTCGCCTTCGGCCCCGAGGCGCTGCTCCACAGCGTCATGGCGCAGGCGCGCAAGGAGCTcgccctcctgccgccgcctcaggcggcgtcgtcgtcgcccaccGTGCCGGCAGCCCACTCGCCGTTCCTGCTGTCGAGGCAGAACTCCGGCCGctgccccgcgccgtcgccgtcgtcgtgggCGCAGGCGCAGCCGTTCTCGAGGAGTAACAGCATGGGCAATGGCGGCGCCGCGGATGAGATGGTCGGCGCTGGGGAGGAGCTAATGAGCCCCTTGAACGGCGGGGGAGGCGCCGCGGCGAACGCCCCGCCCTTCTTTCCTCGGGGTGGGGACGCGCTCCTGGACGACTTCGAGCTGCAGGAGCAGCTCGCGTTCCTGCACGACGGAGCCGGGGGCGTGAACCCCGGGCATGCTCTCCAGGCGTTCGACGGAGCGGAGTGCCGGAGCCCCGGCCCCGGCGAGAGCGGCGGGATGCTCCCCTACGGCCTCGCCTGGGCCAACGGCGGCCCTGGGCACCGCCGCAGCGCGTCGGTGAACGAGCTCtgcctcggcggcgacggcttcgGGTGGAAACCTTGCCTGTACTACGCGCGCGGGTTCTGCAAGAACGGCAGCACCTGCAGGTTCGTCCATGGCGGCCTCTccgacgacgccgccatggACGCAACCACCGCCGAACAGCAGCAGTGCCAGGATTTCCTCCTCCGCTCCAAGAGCCAGcgcctcggccccgccgccTTCCCGTTCACCCCCACAGGCTCTCTCCCTGCCTCGCCATCCGCCACCAGCAAGTGCCTCAGCCTCctcctgcagcagcagcagcagcacaacgACAACCAAAG agccgccgcggccgcgctgatgctcgccggcggcgacgaggcgcacAAGTTCATGGGGCGGCCGCGCCTGGACCGCGTCGATTTCGCCAGCATGATGAACCCCGGGTCGCGCCAGATTTACCTCACCTTCCCGGCCGACAGCACGTTCCGCGAGGAGGACGTCTCCAACTACTTCAG CATCTACGGGCCGGTGCACGACGTGCGCATCCCGTACCAGCAGAAGCGCATGTTCGGGTTCGTCACCTTCGTTTACCCGGAGACGGTGAAGCTGATCTTGGCCAAGGGCAACCCGCACTTCATCTGCGACGCCCGCGTGCTCGTCAAGCCCTACAAGGAGAAGGGCAAGGTCCCCGACAAGTACAG GAAGCAGCAGCAAGGCGATTTCTGCTGCATGTCGCCCACGGGGTTAGACGCCAGGGACCCCTTTGATTTTCACCAGCTCG GTGCAAGGATGCTGCAGCACTCCAACAGCGCGAACGAGCTAATGCTGCGGCGGAAGCTCGAGGAGCAGCAACAGGCGGCGGAGCTGCAGCAGGCTATTGATCTCCATAGCCGCCGCCTCATTGGCCTCCAGCTGCTCGACCTCAAGTCTTCTGCCGCTGTCCATGCGGCGGAGACGACAACAATGTCTCTGCCCACTCCGATCACCAATGCCTTCACCTCCGGCCAACCCGGTGCCACCACAATCGTCGAGTCACCGCCTAGCTCTA CTGGGCAACTGATGGCGAGCTGCGGCTCTCCATCGGAGGGGAAAGTTGTCAATGGTGGTAATAAGGCGGATTCTGCCGGTGAGGTTACCCGCAATGCCGATAGTGACCAAAG TGGTGAGCACAACTTGCCAGACAGCCCGTTTGCTTCCTCTACCAAGTCGACCGCATTCTTTACCGCAACCGCTGCCACTGCCATTGGTAGCGAGGGAGATTTCACCACCGGTAGTAGCTGCAATATTGGTGGCAGTGCGGTCGGCAGCGCCAACCCTCTCCGGCCTCCCACATTGGACATACCTTCGCCAAGGACCTGCTTCTTCCCCATGCCCAG GCTGTCCGAGCACGGGGCGATCGGGATGTAA